Proteins co-encoded in one Apodemus sylvaticus chromosome 6, mApoSyl1.1, whole genome shotgun sequence genomic window:
- the Rock2 gene encoding rho-associated protein kinase 2, whose product MSRPPPTGKMPGAPEAAPGDGAGAGRQRKLEALIRDPRSPINVESLLDGLNSLVLDLDFPALRKNKNIDNFLNRYEKIVKKIRGLQMKAEDYDVVKVIGRGAFGEVQLVRHKASQKVYAMKLLSKFEMIKRSDSAFFWEERDIMAFANSPWVVQLFCAFQDDKYLYMVMEYMPGGDLVNLMSNYDVPEKWAKFYTAEVVLALDAIHSMGLIHRDVKPDNMLLDKHGHLKLADFGTCMKMDETGMVHCDTAVGTPDYISPEVLKSQGGDGYYGRECDWWSVGVFLFEMLVGDTPFYADSLVGTYSKIMDHKNSLCFPEDTEISKHAKNLICAFLTDREVRLGRNGVEEIKQHPFFKNDQWNWDNIRETAAPVVPELSSDIDSSNFDDIEDDKGDVETFPIPKAFVGNQLPFIGFTYFRENLLLSDSSPCRENDAIQTRKSEESQEIQKKLYALEEHLSSEVQAKEELEQKCKSINTRLEKTAKELEEEITLRKTVESTLRQLEREKALLQHKNAEYQRKADHEADKKRNLENDVNSLKDQLEDLKKRNQSSQISTEKVNQLQKQLDEANALLRTESDTAARLRKTQAESSKQIQQLESNNRDLQDKNCLLETAKLKLEKEFINLQSALESERRDRTHGSEIINDLQGRISGLEEDLKTGKALLAKVELEKRQLQERLTDLEKEKSNMEIDMTYQLKVIQQTLEQEEAEHKTTKARLADKNKIYESIEEAKSEAMKEMEKKLLEERSLKQKVENLLLEAEKRCSILDCDLKQSQQKLNELLKQKDVLNEDVRNLTLKIEQETQKRCLMQNDLKMQTQQVNTLKMSEKQIKQENNHLMEMKMNLEKQNAELRKERQDADGQMKELQDQLEAEQYFSTLYKTQVRELKEENEEKTKLCKELQQKKQDLQDERDSLAAQLEITLTKADSEQLARSIAEEQYSDLEKEKIMKELEIKEMMARHKQELTEKDATIASLEETNRTLTSDVANLANEKEELNNKLKDTQEQLSKLKDEEISAAAIKAQFEKQLLNERTLKTQAVNKLAEIMNRKEPVKRGSDTDVRRKEKENRKLHMELKSEREKLTQQMIKYQKELNEMQAQIAEESQIRIELQMTLDSKDSDIEQLRSQLQALHIGMDSSSIGSGPGDAEPDDGFPESRLEGWLSLPVRNNTKKFGWVKKYVIVSSKKILFYDSEQDKEQSNPYMVLDIDKLFHVRPVTQTDVYRADAKEIPRIFQILYANEGESKKEPEFPVEPVGEKSNYICHKGHEFIPTLYHFPTNCEACMKPLWHMFKPPPALECRRCHIKCHKDHMDKKEEIIAPCKVYYDISSAKNLLLLANSTEEQQKWVSRLVKKIPKKPPAPDPFARSSPRTSMKIQQNQSIRRPSRQLAPNKPS is encoded by the exons GTGCGCCATAAGGCATCACAGAAGGTTTATGCAATGAAGCTTCTTAGTAAATTTGAAATGATAAAAAGATCAGATTCTGCTTTTTTCTGGGAAGAAAGAGATATTATGGCCTTTGCCAACAGTCCCTGGGTGGTTCAG cTCTTTTGTGCCTTTCAAGATGACAAGTACCTGTACATGGTGATGGAGTACATGCCAGGGGGAGACCTTGTTAACCTGATGAGTAATTATGACGTGCCTGAAAAATGGGCCAAGTTTTATACTGCTGAAGTAGTGCTCGCACTGGATGCAATACACTCTATGGGCTTAATCCACAGAGACGTGAAGCCCGATAACATGCTGTTGGATAAACATGGACATCTAAAATTAGCAGATTTTGGCACATGTATGAAAATGGATGAA acaggcatggtgcattGCGATACAGCAGTTGGAACTCCTGATTACATATCACCTGAAGTTCTGAAATCACAAGGAGGTGATGGTTACTATGGGCGAGAATGTGATTGGTGGTCTGTAGgtgttttcctttttgagatgTTAGTAG GGGACACTCCATTTTATGCAGATTCACTTGTAGGAACCTACAGCAAAATTATGGATCATAAAAATTCACTATGTTTTCCTGAAGATACAGAAATTTCTAAACATGCGAAGAATCTCATATGTGCCTTCTTAACAGACAG GGAGGTGCGACTTGGAAGAAATGGGGTAGAAGAAATCAAACAGCATCCTTTTTTTAAGAATGATCAGTGGAATTGGGATAACATAAGAGAGA CGGCAGCTCCAGTGGTACCTGAGCTCAGCAGTGACATAGACAGCAGCAACTTTGATGACATTGAGGATGACAAAGGCGATGTAGAGACCTTCCCGATTCCTAAAGCTTTTGTGGGAAATCAGCTGCCTTTTATAGGATTTACCTACTTTAGAGAAAATTT GTTACTAAGTGACTCTTCACCTTGTAGAGAAAATGATGCAATACAAACAAGGAAAAGTGAA GAAAGTCAGGAG ATTCAGAAAAAATTATATGCACTAGAAGAACACCTTAGCAGTGAGGTACAAGCCAAGGAGGAGCTGGAACAGAAGTGCAA ATCAATTAATACTCGCCTAGAGAAAACAGCAAAGGAGCTAGAAGAGGAG ATTACCTTAAGGAAAACTGTGGAATCAACATTAAGACAACTGGAAAGAGAAAAGGCCCTTCTTCAGCATAAAAATGCAGAATATCAGCGGAAAGCTGATCATGAGGCTGACAAGAAACGGAATTTGGAAAATGATG tTAACAGCTTAAAAGATCAACTTGAAGatctgaagaaaagaaatcagagctCTCAGATATCCACTGAGAAGGTCAATCAGCTACAGAAACAA CTGGATGAAGCTAATGCGTTGCTGAGAACAGAGTCTGATACTGCAGCACGGTTAAGAAAAACCCAGGCAGAAAGTTCCAAACAGATTCAGCAGCTGGAATCTAACAATAGAGATCTACAAGATAAAAACTGCCTGCTTGAGACTGCCAAGTTAAAACTTGAAAAGGAATTTATCAATCTTCAGTCAGCTCTAGAATCTGAAAGAAGGGACCGGACCCATGGATCAGAGATAATTAATGATTTACAAG gtAGAATATCTGGATTGGAAGAAGATTTGAAGACTGGCAAAGCCTTACTAGCCAAAGTAGAGCTGGAGAAGAGACAGCTACAGGAGAGGCTCACCGACTTAGAGAAG GAAAAGAGCAACATGGAAATAGATATGACATATCAACTGAAAGTCATACAGCAGACtttagaacaagaagaagctgaACACAAGACCACAAAAGCACGGCTAGCGGATAAAAATAAGATCTATGAATCCATTGAAGAAGCTAAATCAGAAGCCATGAAAG AAATGGAGAAGAAGCTGTTGGAAGAGAGGTCTTTAAAGCAGAAGGTGGAGAACCTACTCCTGGAGGCCGAGAAAAGATGTTCTATATTGGACTGTGACCTCAAACAGTCTCAGCAGAAACTAAATGAGCTGCTGAAGCAGAAAGATGTGCTAAATGAGGAT GTTAGAAATTTGACATTAAAAATAGAGCAGGAAACTCAGAAGCGTTGTCTTATGCAAAATGACCTGAAGATGCAGACCCAGCAAGTTAACACCCTAAAAAtgtcagaaaagcaaataaaacaagaaaataatcatcttatggaaatgaaaatgaacttGGAAAAGCAAAATGCTGAACTTCGAAA AGAGCGGCAGGATGCAGATGGGCAGATGAAGGAACTGCAAGACCAACTTGAAGCAGAGCAGTATTTCTCA ACCCTCTATAAAACACAAGTTAGagaacttaaagaagaaaatgaagagaagacTAAACTTTGTAAAGAGTTGCAGCAGAAGAAGCAGGATTTACAGGATGAAAG AGACTCTTTGGCTGCCCAGCTCGAGATTACCCTTACCAAAGCGGATTCTGAGCAGCTGGCTCGGTCCATTGCTGAGGAACAATATTCTGATTTGGAAAAAGAGAAGATCATGAAAGAACTGGAGATCAAAGAGATGATGGCTAGACACAAACAAGAACTTACTGAAAAGGATGCTACAATTGCATCT cTTGAAGAAACAAATCGGACACTAACTAGTGATGTTGCAAATCTTGCAAATGAGAAAGAAGAATTAAACAACAAGCTGAAAGATACCCAAGAAC aACTGTCAAAGTTGAAAGATGAAGAGATCAGTGCAGCAGCTATTAAAGCACAGTTTGAGAAGCAGCTGCTGAATGAGAGAACACTCAAGACTCAA GCTGTGAATAAATTGGCAGAGATCATGAATCGAAAAGAACCTGTGAAGCGTGGTAGTGACACAGATGTgcgaagaaaagagaaggaaaacagaaagctacaTATGGAGCTTAAGTCAGAACGTGAAAAATTGACACAACAGATGATCAAGTATCAGAAAGAACTGAATGAAATGCAGGCT CAAATAGCTGAAGAGAGCCAAATTCGAATAGAACTCCAGATGACCCTGGACAGTAAGGACAGTGACATTGAGCAGCTGCGGTCACAGCTCCAGGCCTTGCATATTGGTATGGACAGTTCCAGTATAGGCAGTGGACCAGGGGATGCTGAGCCTGATGATGGATTCCCAG AATCAAGATTAGAAGGATGGTTGTCATTGCCTGTACGGAACAACACTAAAAAGTTTGGATGGGTTAAAAAG TATGTGATTGTAAGCAGCAAAAAGATTCTTTTCTATGACAGTGAACAAGATAAAGAGCAGTCTAACCCTTACATGGTGTTAGACATAGA CAAGCTATTTCATGTCCGACCTGTTACTCAGACAGATGTATACAGAGCAGATGCTAAAGAAATTCCAAGGATATTTCAG ATTCTATATGCCAATGAAGGAGAAAGTAAAAAAGAACCAGAATTTCCAGTGGAACCAGTGGGAGAAAAATCTAATTATATTTGCCACAAAGGACATGAGTTTATTCCTACTCTTTATCACTTCCCAACCAACTGTGAAGCATGTATGAAGCCACTGTGGCACATGTTTAAACCTCCTCCTGCTTTAGAGTGCCGTAGGTGCCACATTAAATGTCATAAAGATCACATGGACAAAAAGGAAGAGATCATAGCACCCTGCAAAG TTTATTATGATATATCATCGGCAAAGAATCTGTTGTTATTAGCGAATTCAACAGAAGAACAACAGAAATGGGTTAGTCGGTTGGTGAAAAAGATACCTAAAAAGCCTCCAGCTCCAGACCCTTTTGCCCGATCATCCCCTAGAACTTCaatgaaaatacaacaaaaccagtccattCGGCGGCCCAGTCGACAGCTTGCTCCAAACAAACCAag